From the Telopea speciosissima isolate NSW1024214 ecotype Mountain lineage chromosome 9, Tspe_v1, whole genome shotgun sequence genome, the window GGTCTTTCGCTGTGCCACAGTGCAGCTTGtgcaggggtagggtgatcactGTGTCCATCCTATGTGCCTGGACGCAGGTTGTACTGCGGCATCGAGAACAGCGCCCCACTTATTTTAGGCATTCAGATTTGTTTTGGGATCTCTAAGCTAAAATTCTAAACTGAAGGGATTGCGTTTgggtgagtgtgtgagagagacTCGTGAGTCGAGACTTGTGACTAGTGAGTTTCGTGACACAATAATTGACAGACCCCAGATGATGAAAGTACTTCGTGAGAGATAATAGAGGGATGGAAGAATTTTGGATTGCTCTTTTAGCTGTGTTGAGCGGGTGAACGAGAGGATTTTATTTATGTGGATAGAAAAGGCTTAGAGCTGTTTCTTCTGGAAACTTTAATGGCGTCCATTCCCTGTACTATTCAACTTATCCTTCCTGCAACGGTtaatacttcttcttcttctgggtcTTCTTTCGTCAAGTTTACTTCTCAGTTTCTGGGTATTCGAAAGAAACTAGGATGGTTCAGAGCTTccagaattgcacccaaaatCGGACCCAGTAGTGGTTCCAGAGCCAAATGTTGGTTCAGGTTCGGAAAGAATGGTGTTGATGCTGAAGGTGCTGGTATTTACGGTAGCCAGTCCCGTGAAGATTTCGATCGCGACGATGTCGAACAGGTATTGCTTCTCTACTCTTGATTGAATCTCTTCtcgttttccttttcttcttaaccctctccccaaaaaaagaaaaaaaatatatttctgGGTTGTCggaaattttggtttttgaaaagaagGTTCTTTGGAATTGAATTGGTGAATTATTACATGGATGCTTGTGTGGATGGTTGGGTGCTTATTTGTGATATATGACTTCTTGTAAGAATTACTTGGAACAGATGTGGATCCTCATGTTTTAACACTGATATTAATCGTAGAGATTATGCTACTAAAGAAGCTTATGCTGCTTGTGGTAGCTTAGAGGTATTTAACTTTCTTTGTTCTTCAGTGATGAATATGAAGAACACTGCTTTACATTACTTCATGGGAAGTTTATTTGATCTCCATTCTACAGTGAACTGTTGTACTACATCAATAAGTTTTCACAAACCATCATCAGAGTTCAGTATCTCTCTTTAAATTTGTGAATTCCTGTAATCTATTATTTGTTTTTGATTATGCATTTTCTATTAGAATTCTATTTGTGAAAAAAACTTGTATGTCTTCTTCCATATCCCTATGTATGCATCCACTAgcattttcttttccctccttAGAAGAGTGATTCTCAGCCATTATTGTTGTGATCTTTACTGCACCTATCCATTCGGGAAGCCTTGCTGCCATTGGATTTAGAGATTGTTCTTTATCTGTAAAGGTCtcaatttctctatttcttttcttttttgtaaattttattcTTATAACTTTTCAAGTAATCCCTACAGAAAAAAAACTGTACACCATAATAGAGTTGGATTTTGTTATAGAACAATAATAGAGAAATagtatttctaaaaaaattacaactcaTAAACATAAACACTGGATTAATAGTTGATGAATCAACTAGTTTCATACCATCACCTTCACcatcccaacccccccccccccccccaaaaaaaaaaaaaaacaaaaaaactcctTGTgtattgttctttttcttttttcttttttttttttttttaaatttttgtctTGTTAATCTATATGTTATGTTCATGAGGAGATGAATTCAAGTTGGACACTGTGAGTTTAATAAAAATGCATTGTCTCTTTGCTAAATCCCCCTGTTTTATTTTCAGTATTTCAATTACATGGGGATGCTTGCAGTTGAGGGTACTTATGATAAGATGGAGGTCCTTTTAAGCCAAAACATTCACCCTGTAGACATCTTATTGATGTTGGCTGCCTCAGAGGGGGACAAGCCAAAAATTGAGGAACTGCTAAGAGCAGGAGCTACTTACAATGTCAAAGATGCGGATGGAAGGACTGCACTTGATAGAGCAGCCAGTGATGAAATCAAGGAATTGATCCTTGGTTTTTCAGTTCAGAAGGCATGATTacagcttcttcttttttcatttttttgggtgtaAGAGCTTCCCCTTTGTACCTCTaaatttcccttatttcttGCTTTGAGATtgtccacaaaaaaaaagggcgtacctagtgcacgatgCTTCTGCCACtgcaaggtctggggagggtcatgtacgcagtcttacccccgCTTTGAGATTTTTCAtcatatttatttatgtttcatGTAATTAGATTTTGTAGAGGCAAAAGAGCTGAAATAGCTATAGGAAGGGCTATTGAGGCTATTGCCTTCCAACTTTTGTGTGTTTGGAATGCTCTATTGTTTTTCAATTTGAATGTACTTTGCAAATCAACTCTTCCCCAACAGAATTCGAAAtgataaagaaaacaaaagatatCTAAATTCTCAATTTTATGTTTTGTAGTGTTAGAAACTATTACCGGTTGATGGCTTTGTCAAACAGAAATATTATTCACAGCACTAGAAGATTCATCTGTTTAGTTATAAGAATCAGTAAACCGATTATAACTTCCCCACTGAAATGTTTTGAGTTACCCCTAGACAAATCCTTGAATGCCTTGAAGCATCTACTCGAATTCTCTTCAAGTAGGATATCAAATAAAAAGATGGTTATAGTCACTGCAGATTTTGGCACAATACACAAACAGTGCATGTTATAACAACCCAAATAAGAGATGTCaaaccattttcaaaagagTGCTTGTAGATGTTAGTCAAGAAATATGGTATCTTCACTACTGCTGTACTGTAAATGTTGGCTATTCCGATTCAGAAGTTGCATGCTAAAGAACTTAGGTTTCTCCTTGGAATGATTTAAAATGGCTGTGAGGCACGATGCTATTAAATTTTGAGTTATCAGATTTAGACTTGAGCTCAATTCCATTCCATATATTTGATGTAAATCACTTAATGATTACAATCTAATTATCGTAATGTCGAAAAGCTCTGGCCAATCTTATTAAGTCACTGCCTTTCAATTTAAGTATAGAAATATCATCAAGTAGACTCAACAATGGTGATGTGACACTATGATTGGATTGTTCAGCATTAATTCCCACCATTATTATTCACGTTCGAAATATCCTTTTTTAGTCCGATAGAAGATCATGTGTGGAGAGAAATTGGGTCCTAAAATTAATAATTGGCCTCAAATTTTTGTTTTAGTACTGTAATAAGAACATCACCTGTAACATTGGACCGAAGTACTAAAGACTCACATCTTGAATATCAAatgtaagaaaaataataaCCTTACTCGGCGTGTGATTCCTAGATTCAATTTTGGTAATCAGACTTACCTAAAATGTATTAACATAGAGGGAGAGAACACCACCTAGTTGCACCAGACAAGCCGCCCCTGCACAGGAGCATGCAAAATGACTACCACATCCCTAATCATTTTTGGGAGCGCTCGACCGGGTGTAttgcgttctctttccctaaacaTAAATATACAAGGATACATTTTTTTCCCGTTATGTGATTTGATTGGCTGAGCTCACATCTGGTTGTTTGACAAGCTTGCATTAGCATCAGGTTGGGGACCTATTACTCCCAAGTTTCTATGCTTTGTTGATTTCTTCATAAAACCATTTGTAGCAGTTGTAGGAGCTGTAAATTTTACTGGAGATCAAAAGCATTGAGGATGGGATGTGATTCTGCCAGTGAATCTAGGAGTGGATTGAATGTCTTCAAGTGGTCAAATACCTGTAGACTGGGTTTTAGTATACAGTACGTAAATCCCTGCATATAGAAGGCTTAGCTATTCTTCATGACATTATGGTCTGTAAAACTTAACTGAACATGCTTCGTTCCTTACATTCTCAGATCTGGCAACTATGTTTCTTAAGCGGTTGCTAGATTTGGGCTCAGATCTGGCTCCAGTTGATGCAGATTTGCTGCCCTGGCCTTGGGCAATATAATTTTCAGTcccaatttaaaaaagaaaaaagaaaaaggaattgcAACTCGATTTTGGCGTCAAATTCTCTTTGAGAAAAGCTAACAATGGTGAACCTTGACAGCTACTACTACTTTGTATAGAATGGTCATAAGCATCATTCATTTGGGAAACAAGGGAAAGACAAACTCACTGGGTAATTTTGTTAATCGAAACCTAATTTTTACCACTCTAGTAATTTTCTTCCCCTTTATATTTCTAGCTCCCTTTTGCCTTGGTTTTATCATCCCGATACTGAAGCTGAACTGAACAGAAATACATATTACAGTTTCATGTTTGATATCTCTGGAGACGTCTAGGGGCCTAGGAGCCGGCTTTTCCAGTTCCGAATGTAACCAGAGTGAAATTCTAATAAACAACCTAATCCATATTCTCTATAAGATCAAGTACCAAAAAATTTCTGTATAAAATCGTTCTCTGTAAATAAATACAAATTGCTACgaattataatgaaataaactAGCATACTGTAACAGAAAATATTACAACACACAAAATTTTGCCAGCCTcaaaattgcattttttttctcttattttctcaattatttgattattatatatgaatgcttttattttcttttatgtatGCTTACATACTGTACAATCTATGGTGTTTTGGGAAGATGACATGAATATCTCAGTTTTGAATGCGAACCATGAGCCTGTTTAAGGGCCATATCTATTGTAGCACCTTCCCGGAATAATGCATCATATAATTGACAAACAAACCTTGAcaattcctcttcttcattgtcCACCCAAGCTGTTGAATGCCCATAGCTTTTTTCTGGTTCGCTGTCATCCCAGTCACTCACTGGACTTGGAGGTTCCACCTCTTCATCGTCTCCCTCCTCTCCAATTTCAAACTTCCCATTCTCTGGTATATTGAACTCACCTGACCCATGAAATGGTGTCAAGGGTGTTTCTGGTGGTAACGTTGATGGCGAAATAACAGCTTTGGCACCAGAGTTCAGAAAGGCTTTCACTAAACTGGGTGTAGGCCCATATGTTCCAGTACATATAATGATCCTGTCCCTCCATGCTCCAACCTAAAGATTTCACAAGCATCAAGCAGCAGCTGGATGAGCAGGGTAAAACAAAATGAACACAACAATAGTACAATGGAAGCAACTTAATCAAAAGCATATATTTCTTGCTACCTCTGCAGCAGATCttacattttcaaaaaacttgcAATGTTCTACAAGAGATTCATAAAATTACTGCGTGACTAAATAAAATTGCATATATTGCAAAGTCTTTCTAATTTATAGAAAACGGCTgtgagtaatgtagtcctagataggtaggagacctattagaagccaaacaacaggatcaaataacaaaaggggctgctggttcgaatggacagcactaggatttaggtcaattcctagggtaagggtaggataatgggaatatagtttatacgattaaactaggcaggttttggggagtttagaaagctagatttggttaggtttagatgagaattcaaaattccagaaattagggttagggtttcaggttttagaaattaggtcaaatttagggttttgaaagacaaataggggcagcagcttgggtcgagtgtagggggtgTTAAAGAGGCTgcggtttgaatttgaagtaattgtaatggttaaatatggctgggcagcaagatctagggtttaatggagttggggtttatgggattcaaacaaaaaataaaggggatcgattgggggaaaggattagagggttagaagaagaaattgggtgtcaaacttactggagattccactggcagcagcttgaacagatgtgaaggatagaaccaccttcgaattgacgAGGATCCTCCCAACCGTCACGgtgtaaggagtcaaccggattccaccagtccctttccaccttgatagaactaCAATGatgcacactcaacagagcagggcaacAGCAATGGCaaaaaacaaaagcttttcattaatcaaattcgtattcaatgctggcctcccttacaaacttatatagaagactcaaaaatagacttagacactaaaaaggaaaggcctaaccctatcccgaacctattaggtaacttaaactgactaggaaactgaaatactaaagaaaatagactcaaaacatagttggacttatagagtcctaatctagcccaacttacatcacatgaccacttaagttgtcagaTGACCACTTAactaagtcacatgatcacttaaattgaaccaattggatgcaaccaatttgaactggttcaattaaaaacataaaaataaactaagtattggactaatcccgtatgtaacctatatacccctagtttaggctcattaaagtggcctattacatagaaaacccttgggatcaaaggcccaacatatatatatcccaaccctagacttattcctaataaaagaagcccaatttggtgataattctgcatcaGTGAGATTTCTAGAAAGTATAGATATTTAAAATCTATCAAGGAAACACATTCTCCAATCATTTTCTACAGATTCTTTCTGGAAGATTCATAATGTGATAGGAAGAGAAGCTCACAATAGATTCCCCCTTGCCATGAAACTGCCAAGTGATTTTCTACTGCGAGTACACCAATAAAAGTAGGAAACGAAAGCTAATTGCTAGGCCCATTACATTGAAGATATCACAATGTAAACATCATTGGGGGGGTCTGTTACCTCCAGCTtgaccttcctcccccccccccccccaccctcaaaaacacatttttttagtATCTTAATAATAACTAAACAAGATACGACTTATTTGAACTCAATTAATTGAACAATTCTTAAATATAAAATGAAATCTTTCTGCAATTTTCCACGTACTCTATAGCTTCTTCTAGCATTAATTGCCAATTTTTGGTCATTGAGATCgagaaatcaaaatcaagtaCTACAATAGAAGCATATAGTTtgacaaggggaagagagaaattttGCCAAGAAGGCTTAACCTTCTCCCTTTGGACAGAGTGGattgcaaaaaataaataaataaataaaatctctAGTATAGTGCTAAATAGGATAAACAAGGAGTCAACATGGAAATATATATTGGAAATTTCATCTGCTGCCATTAATACAgtagaagaaaactaaaacagaGTCTGCAAATATACCATCCAACGAACATCTTCTGGTGTTAGGTGCATAGAAGGCACTGTCCGGCGAAACATGTATGCCCCAATTTCCTGGTCATCTTCCATAACCTTCAAGTATTCATCATATTAGCGATTAGTTTTTCTCGCATCCAAAGAGTGAAGAATCAGATAAGATTAACTAACAATGAGAAACCTACTTGTGTTTGACGCCCAATATACCGATGGACAATACCTCCAACTTGGAAGTATGGCCTGTATGCAACCAAATCAGCCACAGTAGAAACATTTGCTAGTGCTGATGCATCCTTTCTGCTGCGATCACGCATTGTTGACACCAGACTAAATTTAACACTCTGTACAAATCTATCTGCAAGTTCCCCAGGTTCAGCAACCACAAATACATCATTCTGCCAACTGCAAACATAAAACAGGTTAGGACTCAAACATGTATCTAACAGTTTGAATGTCAGGGAATGGGGATATCAACAAAAAGCAGGCAAGAAATATTTCACCTTAGTATTGAACCAACTGAATCATTTTGAAGAGCCAAATGTATAATGCCCACCTGGGGCAAATTTTGTAGCTTCTCATGCAATGATCGAGCAGGTAAGCTAAGTTGCCAGGTTCCCGAAGGAGATTTTGGGGGTGAACCAGGTGCCTTCCCAGATTGAAATCCATCCAAGCTTAGTGGTGGGACTAAATCTATTCGGCTAATCCTCTGCAGATCAATATCAGGACTGAATGGAAGTGGGCTTGAAGGAAAGCTTCCAGTGAACATAGGCGATGTAAATGGTGTTGGAAATGTTGTTGCAGGCACTGCCTTTGAAAATCCCCCTATCCTATTCACAATCGATAATCTTATTCCATTACGGGCACAGAAGGTCTCAAGAGACCGAGCATGGTGAACAATTCTCCCTGAATCAGGACTATGAGAGGCTTCTACAAGAAGTACCATACGCCTCCAACCTAATGAAGGGCTATTCTCATCTGTAACTGCAGCATTCCAGATTGAAACTTTGCATCAGACAATgaaaaacaagcttcccttggAAAGTGACAGAGAGGAATGACGAGAAACCACACACACCTGTATTTGAAGTTTTTGCTTTATCAAAATTCAGAGGTTTCAACGTTTCTGACCACTTTTCCTCATTTTGGAATGGTAGAAGTAGTCTTTCACATACATTCTTAAAAGCCTGATAATTGTTTTGCATGAATTCCTCTGTAGCAGCTTCCAACTTCAGCCAAATTGCAGGATCAGTTTCATCCAGCTCCATACCACACCGCTCATCAACTATGCATGTGAACCGAAAATGGCAAAGCTGAATTAGAACTCCACAGTTCTTTAATAGTAAGTTGCAAGTTAAGTAAGTTTTTTTCTTGATTcaaactttaaaaagaaaaaaaaaaaccactttaGGTAAAGTACAAGTCAACAACAAGACTACATGACTAAAGTTTTGAGGTGAAACAGAGAAAATCCAAACAGAAAATGTCCCCGTGCCTGTCTGTAGACAATGAGAAGAATTCCTTAGTCAAAAATTTACCTGGGTTAAACCGGAAATATTGAATTTCAGGAAGCATGGGTAGCAATGTGTTTAGTTCTTCCTCGACTCGATCCACTGAACACGCACTCTCAATCAATACTTGCCCAGTGTCCAGATAACGCCACCCACCTTTTCGGGCCTATAATTATCAAACACGAAACAAATTTATAGTCTCTTACATAATTTAACAATAGAAAAACTTACAAATAGCAACTTTCataccaaaatatatatagttGATTGTTTGATAGAAACAACTTTGAGTTATTCACTATTTTCTTCATTGTTATTCAATTTTAGTGTAAATAAACAGCAAAAAACTACAAATGGATTAGATTGACGTAGATCTGAATATATACAGGTCTCGATCGGAATATGTATGTGATCCACACTAATTCAAAATCCAAATGGATCCTAAAGATGGAAGGATCTGGATAAGACATAAATCATTATTATTTGATTTATGCACTTCTGTATATAGTATGTACatatgaaaattttataggatcaAAGTCCAAGCATGGCCAAACATATGGCCCAAATTTTAGAACAAGCCCAAGTTTAGGATCCAAACTTAGCAAAACAGAGCAATCAACTCCCTTGTGCCTAAAGCATATTCCTATGGTACATACTTTGTAATACTCAATAGAAGTAttgttaagaatagttgtatcaggggtatatatgtacataacccctcttttatgtattctttatgtcatttgtatgaggccaagggcctgtgtgtaattataaattcttttcaatataagcatgttagtctcttgtttttgagacataacacaccaaaccaaaaccgtggctgctctcttgaagtttcttctcttcttcttcttccactctaaAAGCCTACAAGTATATACATTCTTTTAA encodes:
- the LOC122641026 gene encoding protein LHCP TRANSLOCATION DEFECT; this translates as MASIPCTIQLILPATVNTSSSSGSSFVKFTSQFLGIRKKLGWFRASRIAPKIGPSSGSRAKCWFRFGKNGVDAEGAGIYGSQSREDFDRDDVEQYFNYMGMLAVEGTYDKMEVLLSQNIHPVDILLMLAASEGDKPKIEELLRAGATYNVKDADGRTALDRAASDEIKELILGFSVQKA